From one Halothece sp. PCC 7418 genomic stretch:
- a CDS encoding SulP family inorganic anion transporter produces MATVIAIHSYSGRTGRSTLAANLASLFALAGNRVGVLDVSLQSPGMTISYGLEYDQAVATALPSTISDETKFVTLVALLGLTTVLTGVVSWLLGQWNLGNLMQFIPYPGVSGFLAGTGWLLLAGSFKIMADLTLSWEGLSLLWNSDRVPFWSAGITYALILLLISRRWQHWAIFPSSLIITIGLFYLGLALTQTSIPEAIEQGWLIEFPASAQGWHPLAPTAIFQVDWSVIFPQFGGMVIIALLSVIAVLLNCSGLELATKSDIELNQELKSTGIANLIAGLGGGLVGYHSFSGSLLVSKIGSQSRVPYLLAGLIGMVALILGTSAISLVSKFFKS; encoded by the coding sequence ATGGCAACTGTAATCGCAATTCATTCTTATTCCGGACGAACCGGTCGCTCTACCTTAGCAGCGAATCTTGCCAGTCTGTTCGCACTCGCCGGAAACCGAGTGGGGGTTCTCGATGTCAGTTTGCAATCTCCAGGGATGACTATTTCCTACGGTTTAGAGTATGACCAAGCGGTGGCAACGGCTTTACCGTCAACCATCAGTGATGAAACCAAGTTTGTGACCTTAGTCGCGCTTCTCGGATTGACCACAGTCCTAACAGGAGTTGTTTCTTGGCTGTTGGGTCAATGGAATTTGGGAAATTTGATGCAGTTTATCCCTTATCCAGGGGTGAGCGGATTTCTCGCTGGAACCGGTTGGCTGCTCCTGGCGGGGTCATTCAAAATTATGGCTGATCTTACCCTCAGTTGGGAAGGCTTATCTTTGCTCTGGAACAGCGATCGCGTACCGTTTTGGAGTGCTGGCATTACTTATGCGCTGATTTTACTGCTGATTTCGCGACGTTGGCAACATTGGGCCATTTTCCCCAGCAGTCTTATCATTACGATTGGTTTGTTCTATCTGGGGTTGGCACTGACTCAAACTTCCATACCAGAGGCAATCGAACAAGGCTGGTTGATTGAGTTTCCCGCTTCCGCTCAAGGCTGGCATCCCCTTGCACCAACTGCGATCTTCCAAGTGGATTGGTCGGTTATTTTCCCTCAGTTCGGGGGGATGGTGATCATTGCCTTGCTCAGTGTGATCGCGGTTCTCCTAAACTGTAGCGGGTTAGAACTAGCCACTAAATCCGATATTGAACTGAATCAGGAATTAAAAAGTACTGGCATTGCGAACCTAATCGCAGGCTTGGGGGGAGGCTTGGTCGGCTATCACAGCTTCAGCGGTTCTTTACTCGTGTCCAAAATTGGCTCACAAAGTCGGGTTCCCTATCTTCTCGCTGGCTTAATCGGGATGGTAGCCCTGATTCTCGGAACCTCTGCCATCAGCTTGGTTTCGAAGTTTTTTAAGTCGTAG
- a CDS encoding ATP-binding protein: MSSFLQSAKNISSRENQLQQRITELEEENQQLKQQLATEATANDQPFRKIFNASNDAILVIDPSADQILEANPQAEKLLGYSRDELLNSVSVSKIHPEEMPQLMAFTRNIIAVGQGWTNELSCLTKSGEKRPSEISATVVYFQNRPCIIALVRDISERLKAQKEAIEATEALAELGELTSMIVHEIRNPLTTVLMGLEALQKIELPPRDKARLELASEEAQRLQSLLEEIRLYTKPQLVEKETIDLNQLAQDVLEIIYNQFSVQHDIQLITMSEPVKVLGDQSKLKQVFINLITNAGEAVETDEPITWKIEREKEKVKVQVHNYGSPIPPEILPKLTKPFFTTKSSGMGLGLPIAKRIVESHQGNFSIESHQMEGTTITLSFPVASAEEN, from the coding sequence ATGTCTTCCTTCCTCCAATCAGCTAAAAATATCTCCTCTCGCGAAAACCAACTCCAACAACGGATTACCGAATTAGAAGAAGAGAATCAACAATTAAAACAGCAACTAGCAACTGAAGCAACCGCCAATGACCAACCCTTTCGCAAAATTTTCAATGCGTCCAACGATGCAATTTTAGTCATCGATCCCAGTGCTGATCAAATTTTAGAAGCCAATCCCCAAGCTGAAAAACTATTAGGCTATTCCCGCGATGAATTACTCAATTCAGTTTCCGTTTCTAAGATTCATCCAGAAGAAATGCCCCAACTTATGGCATTTACCCGTAATATTATCGCCGTTGGTCAAGGCTGGACGAATGAATTGAGTTGTTTAACGAAGTCTGGAGAAAAACGCCCGTCGGAAATTTCTGCAACCGTCGTTTACTTTCAGAATCGTCCTTGCATTATTGCTCTCGTGCGAGATATTTCGGAACGACTAAAAGCCCAAAAAGAAGCGATAGAAGCAACAGAAGCCCTCGCAGAATTGGGAGAATTAACCAGTATGATTGTTCACGAAATTCGGAATCCTTTAACGACAGTTTTAATGGGTTTAGAAGCCCTACAAAAAATTGAATTGCCTCCGCGAGATAAGGCTCGTTTAGAATTAGCTTCCGAAGAAGCACAGCGTTTACAGTCTCTTTTAGAAGAAATTCGTTTATATACGAAACCCCAACTGGTTGAAAAAGAAACCATTGATTTGAATCAGTTAGCCCAAGATGTTTTAGAAATTATCTATAACCAATTCTCAGTACAGCATGACATTCAATTGATAACGATGTCGGAACCCGTCAAAGTTTTAGGGGATCAATCCAAACTCAAACAAGTCTTCATTAATTTAATTACCAATGCTGGTGAAGCAGTGGAGACAGATGAGCCAATTACCTGGAAAATAGAGCGGGAAAAAGAGAAAGTTAAGGTGCAAGTGCATAACTATGGTTCGCCGATTCCACCAGAAATATTACCCAAGCTAACCAAACCATTTTTTACCACAAAATCTTCAGGAATGGGCTTAGGATTGCCCATTGCAAAACGCATTGTCGAGTCCCATCAAGGGAACTTTTCAATTGAATCTCATCAAATGGAAGGAACTACGATCACTCTGTCTTTTCCGGTTGCTTCTGCTGAAGAGAATTAG
- a CDS encoding DUF3370 domain-containing protein, translating into MSFFFSLLTSTQLLLSSLGEVAQQQQLAQQTVKPLPGELNQIPVFNSNSPELIESEGILLSTFPGRKKTFPNAHLNFPLTGRFDIFAHHVAKPPTPGDLRTLYLGILLHNPSLETVTVDILSGASYLSQPDAPFIDLPSVLANPDGNVYAGPGSRVMNELLRDRHQEIFPQQLTIPPQSSRLILNHPIPVRPFDPPLNGRSTYIRLKSNGTIYAASLAKYAPKTATGKERAPYLSEWKAILQNENLVTPRDQAPTPPQQQQGIIYGRVAGVSGGNEWETTIPVNLPSPGKAIAYGISTLTGGRLGTDQVQTAPMLVRYPDTAYQAHGNYGVEYDLTFQLQNRSNEAREVSLSFATPVKQDQLNPDLQFLDPPTDQVFFRGTVKISDQDEEGNSKTRYFHLVQNRGEKGEPLVKLTVPPQSERQVKVQFLYPPDATPPQVLMIRTQN; encoded by the coding sequence ATGAGTTTTTTCTTTTCTCTACTGACATCAACACAACTCTTATTATCCTCTCTAGGGGAGGTAGCACAGCAACAACAGCTTGCACAACAAACGGTTAAGCCCCTCCCTGGAGAATTAAATCAAATTCCCGTTTTTAATAGTAACAGCCCTGAATTAATCGAAAGCGAAGGGATTTTACTCTCAACCTTTCCAGGACGCAAGAAGACGTTTCCCAATGCTCATCTCAACTTTCCGCTTACAGGGCGATTTGATATCTTTGCTCATCATGTAGCAAAACCACCTACCCCAGGGGATTTACGAACCCTTTACTTAGGAATCTTACTCCATAATCCCAGTCTGGAAACGGTAACAGTTGACATTCTTTCGGGTGCAAGTTATTTATCGCAGCCTGATGCACCCTTTATTGATCTCCCTTCTGTTTTAGCCAACCCTGACGGGAATGTTTATGCTGGTCCTGGAAGTCGGGTCATGAATGAACTGTTGCGCGATCGACATCAAGAAATCTTTCCCCAACAATTAACGATTCCCCCTCAAAGTAGCCGTTTAATCCTCAATCACCCGATCCCAGTTCGTCCCTTTGATCCGCCCTTAAATGGACGTTCCACTTATATCCGCCTCAAAAGTAATGGAACAATTTATGCTGCGAGTTTAGCAAAATACGCGCCAAAAACAGCAACAGGAAAAGAACGTGCGCCCTACCTATCAGAATGGAAAGCAATATTGCAAAATGAAAACTTAGTCACGCCGAGAGATCAAGCCCCAACCCCACCTCAACAACAGCAAGGAATTATTTATGGACGAGTGGCTGGCGTTTCTGGCGGTAACGAATGGGAAACAACGATCCCTGTTAATCTTCCTTCTCCAGGAAAAGCGATTGCTTATGGGATTAGTACCTTAACTGGGGGACGTTTGGGAACAGACCAAGTGCAAACTGCACCGATGTTAGTCCGCTATCCTGATACAGCATATCAAGCTCATGGGAATTATGGTGTTGAATATGATTTAACCTTTCAATTGCAAAACAGAAGTAATGAGGCGCGAGAGGTCAGTCTAAGTTTTGCGACACCTGTTAAACAAGATCAATTAAACCCAGACTTGCAATTTTTAGATCCTCCAACTGATCAAGTTTTCTTTCGGGGAACTGTCAAAATTTCTGATCAAGATGAGGAAGGAAACTCAAAAACTCGTTATTTTCATCTGGTACAAAACCGTGGTGAAAAGGGAGAACCTCTGGTAAAGTTAACCGTACCCCCACAAAGCGAGCGTCAGGTAAAAGTGCAGTTTCTCTATCCCCCTGATGCGACACCACCTCAAGTTTTAATGATTCGCACTCAGAATTAA
- the arsM gene encoding arsenosugar biosynthesis arsenite methyltransferase ArsM has translation MTYLETTAQFYKEVAETPEVGLCCVQNGSFQLPGLSIPSAMQEMNYGCGTTVQPTELGNQPTVLYVGVGGGLEALQFAYFSPRSEAIIAVEPVAEMREVAKRNLNQAAQQNDWFDPSFVKIVAGDAFSLPVPDESVDVVAQNCLFNIFELQDLKTALQEVYRVLKPGGRLLMSDPIAVQPIPEKLRQDERLRAMCLSGALTYTEYMNCLVEAGFGEIEVRARRPYRLLDTATYGLSEDLQLDSLDSVALKVPTPADGACIFTGKTAIYRGSEETWDDGKGHTFQKGVPLGVCDKTAHQLAQQFPDSIVVTASTWHYQGDGCC, from the coding sequence ATGACTTATCTCGAAACAACCGCACAATTTTATAAAGAAGTCGCTGAAACCCCAGAAGTGGGCTTATGTTGCGTTCAAAATGGCTCGTTTCAACTCCCAGGACTCAGTATTCCCTCTGCCATGCAGGAAATGAACTACGGCTGTGGCACAACCGTTCAACCCACAGAATTAGGGAATCAACCGACTGTCCTCTATGTTGGTGTTGGCGGAGGGTTAGAAGCCCTGCAATTTGCTTATTTTTCTCCTCGTTCGGAAGCCATTATCGCCGTGGAACCGGTTGCAGAAATGCGTGAAGTGGCAAAACGGAATCTCAATCAAGCTGCTCAACAAAATGACTGGTTTGATCCCAGTTTTGTCAAAATTGTTGCTGGGGATGCTTTTAGTTTACCCGTTCCTGATGAATCCGTTGATGTGGTCGCGCAAAATTGTCTGTTTAATATCTTTGAACTGCAAGACTTAAAAACCGCTCTGCAAGAAGTTTATCGCGTTCTCAAACCAGGCGGTCGTCTATTGATGAGTGACCCCATTGCGGTGCAGCCGATTCCAGAAAAACTCCGTCAAGATGAACGGTTACGGGCGATGTGTCTGTCTGGGGCGTTGACTTATACTGAGTATATGAATTGCTTGGTAGAAGCTGGGTTTGGTGAAATTGAAGTGCGGGCGCGTCGCCCTTACCGCCTACTCGATACCGCCACCTATGGCTTAAGTGAAGATTTACAGCTTGATAGTTTAGACTCCGTTGCGTTGAAAGTTCCCACACCCGCCGATGGTGCTTGCATTTTTACTGGCAAAACAGCGATTTATCGAGGTTCAGAAGAAACTTGGGATGACGGGAAAGGACACACTTTCCAAAAAGGTGTTCCTTTAGGGGTTTGTGATAAAACCGCTCATCAACTTGCCCAACAGTTTCCAGACAGCATTGTTGTCACTGCATCAACTTGGCATTATCAAGGGGATGGCTGTTGTTAA
- a CDS encoding DUF1643 domain-containing protein gives MIKVMQRGAIIDPTGCYRYLLWREWKPNASRITFIMLNPSRADATVDDPTIRRYLGFAQDWGYDSLAVVNLFAYRTFNPTVLKQDKRKAVVTLLQDEEWSQWSDRAIARQCQVSHHTVAKIHRELTKDNSIWENAQMGDNHTRKVKRGEQVYEQRQRNPLKTKASQKQEPSHPSHPKKSVIPEIRPDVHVAICQFLNLEVEAQPNQYYQQNDRAYLIASHDPEEMDLFLERLFAQLEGEKIQNAITVTSNQAEPQNKIKERASVVCLISNTRVFLSSAGVVFREATTSVLF, from the coding sequence ATGATCAAAGTAATGCAGCGAGGAGCAATTATTGACCCAACTGGCTGCTATCGCTACTTACTATGGCGAGAATGGAAGCCGAACGCTTCTCGGATTACCTTTATCATGCTCAATCCCAGTCGCGCCGATGCTACAGTTGATGACCCTACGATTCGCCGTTATTTGGGATTTGCCCAAGATTGGGGATATGATTCCTTAGCAGTGGTTAATCTTTTTGCTTACCGCACCTTTAATCCGACTGTTTTGAAGCAAGATAAACGCAAGGCTGTTGTTACTTTACTGCAAGATGAAGAATGGTCTCAGTGGAGCGATCGCGCGATCGCCCGTCAGTGCCAAGTCAGTCATCATACTGTTGCTAAAATTCATCGTGAATTAACCAAAGATAATTCTATCTGGGAAAATGCCCAGATGGGAGATAATCACACTCGTAAAGTGAAACGAGGCGAACAAGTTTATGAACAACGACAGCGCAACCCTTTGAAAACGAAAGCATCGCAAAAGCAAGAACCATCCCATCCATCCCATCCTAAAAAATCCGTCATTCCAGAAATTCGTCCCGATGTTCACGTTGCCATTTGTCAATTCCTGAATTTGGAAGTTGAGGCTCAACCCAATCAATATTATCAGCAGAACGATCGCGCTTATCTCATTGCCAGTCATGATCCAGAGGAAATGGATTTATTCTTGGAACGGCTGTTTGCTCAACTTGAAGGAGAGAAAATACAGAACGCGATCACAGTAACTTCCAATCAAGCCGAACCGCAAAACAAGATCAAGGAAAGAGCGAGTGTGGTATGTTTGATCAGCAATACAAGAGTGTTTCTGTCATCGGCTGGTGTGGTATTTCGGGAAGCAACGACATCGGTTTTATTCTAG
- a CDS encoding outer membrane beta-barrel protein — MNYFKALFVAVTLITTFSLTTERASAQAAYGSYIGVGATYSPTEDDQGQGDQFGAVVSVRYKFLETPVSLRVQGLIGQGTAVVPTVSYDFPLNWQTDAYVGAGVSFASGESPSPIGDQTSFAIQPGVDFIVPNSNTVLFGSAIVAFDAYEKGSSTAFSLQGGVGLQF, encoded by the coding sequence ATGAATTATTTTAAAGCCTTATTCGTTGCCGTAACGTTAATCACAACATTCTCTCTAACAACAGAACGTGCTTCTGCACAAGCTGCTTATGGGAGTTATATCGGGGTTGGTGCAACCTACAGTCCAACGGAAGACGATCAGGGTCAAGGCGATCAATTCGGTGCTGTTGTCAGTGTCCGTTATAAATTTCTAGAGACTCCCGTTTCTCTGAGGGTACAAGGTCTGATTGGACAAGGGACGGCGGTTGTTCCTACGGTCTCTTATGATTTTCCTCTGAATTGGCAAACCGATGCTTATGTGGGTGCAGGGGTTTCTTTTGCCAGTGGTGAGTCTCCATCACCGATTGGGGATCAAACCAGTTTTGCAATTCAACCAGGAGTTGACTTTATTGTTCCTAATAGTAACACAGTTTTATTTGGGAGCGCGATCGTTGCCTTTGATGCTTATGAGAAAGGAAGTAGCACTGCTTTCTCCCTGCAAGGAGGGGTCGGGTTACAATTTTAA
- the glcD gene encoding glycolate oxidase subunit GlcD produces MLKSLFRSSPQDPWQPIVKALTNVVGKDGIVQRKDELLTYECDGLASYRQRPKIVVLPRSTEQVAKVVQICDQYDLPWVARGAGTGLSGGALPLENGVLIVTARMNEILETDLENQRVVVQPGVINNWVTQAVSGKGFYYAPDPSSQIICSIGGNVAENSGGVHCLKYGVTTNHVLGLKIVTPDGSIVDIGGTVPEMPGYDLTGLFVGSEGTLGIATEITLRILKTPESVAVLLADFESIEAAADGVAAIIGDGIIPAGMEMMDNLTINAVEDVVGAGLYPRDAGAILLVELDGSEVEVSGNIERTARICEENGARGTTIAHDAEKRAKLWKGRKAAFAAAGHLSPDYFVQDGVIPRTQLATVLRDIEALSEESGYRIANVFHAGDGNLHPLILYNESVPGDLEKVEEIGGKILKRCVEAGGSISGEHGIGADKNCYMSEMFSAIDLETMQYVRAAFNPKGLANPTKLFPTPRTCGEAANAQKTAQYQGAQFY; encoded by the coding sequence ATGTTGAAAAGCCTTTTCCGTTCCTCTCCCCAAGACCCATGGCAACCCATTGTTAAAGCATTGACAAACGTAGTCGGAAAAGATGGTATTGTTCAGCGTAAAGATGAACTACTCACCTACGAATGTGATGGTTTAGCGAGTTATCGCCAACGCCCAAAAATAGTGGTTCTTCCCCGTAGCACGGAACAAGTTGCTAAGGTCGTCCAAATTTGTGATCAGTATGACTTGCCTTGGGTTGCAAGAGGCGCGGGAACAGGGTTATCAGGAGGTGCACTTCCTTTAGAAAACGGGGTTTTGATTGTCACCGCCCGCATGAATGAAATTTTAGAAACCGATTTAGAAAACCAGCGCGTGGTGGTGCAACCAGGAGTCATTAATAATTGGGTGACGCAAGCCGTTAGCGGGAAAGGCTTTTATTATGCTCCAGATCCTTCTAGTCAAATTATTTGTTCTATTGGCGGGAATGTGGCAGAAAATTCAGGAGGCGTTCACTGTCTGAAATATGGTGTGACCACAAATCATGTTCTAGGACTAAAAATTGTCACCCCAGACGGTTCGATTGTCGATATTGGCGGGACCGTTCCCGAAATGCCTGGGTATGACCTGACGGGCTTATTTGTGGGGTCTGAGGGAACATTGGGCATTGCTACAGAAATTACCCTTCGCATCTTGAAAACGCCCGAATCTGTTGCGGTTTTATTAGCAGATTTTGAAAGTATTGAAGCTGCTGCGGATGGGGTTGCTGCCATTATTGGCGATGGGATTATTCCTGCGGGAATGGAAATGATGGATAATCTCACGATTAATGCTGTGGAAGATGTCGTGGGGGCGGGTTTATATCCTCGCGATGCTGGAGCAATTTTATTAGTGGAATTAGATGGCTCAGAAGTAGAAGTGAGCGGTAATATTGAACGCACTGCGAGAATTTGTGAGGAAAATGGCGCAAGGGGAACAACGATCGCGCACGATGCTGAAAAACGCGCTAAATTATGGAAAGGAAGAAAAGCAGCGTTTGCAGCAGCAGGACACCTCAGCCCAGATTATTTTGTGCAAGATGGGGTCATTCCCCGCACCCAACTTGCCACCGTGTTACGAGATATTGAAGCCCTCAGCGAAGAATCTGGTTATCGCATTGCCAATGTGTTTCATGCGGGTGATGGCAATTTACATCCATTGATTTTATACAATGAATCCGTTCCAGGTGACTTGGAAAAAGTGGAAGAAATTGGTGGCAAGATTCTCAAACGCTGTGTGGAAGCAGGGGGCAGTATCTCTGGAGAACATGGCATTGGTGCTGATAAAAACTGTTATATGAGTGAGATGTTTAGCGCGATCGATCTCGAAACGATGCAATATGTTCGCGCTGCGTTTAACCCCAAAGGTTTGGCGAATCCCACGAAGTTATTTCCTACCCCTCGCACCTGTGGAGAAGCTGCAAATGCACAAAAAACGGCTCAGTATCAAGGGGCGCAATTCTATTAA
- the hisH gene encoding imidazole glycerol phosphate synthase subunit HisH: MPLIALIDYDMGNLHSAEKGLQKVGATVKITDSPQVIADADAVVIPGDGAFDPAIKHLRERELIDPIKSAIAQGKPFLGICLGLQVLFDNSEEGVEEGLGIIPGTVRLFQPEPDLTIPHMGWNHLELTQPEHPLWENLPPDPMVYFVHSYYVDPIDPKVRAAMVTHGTQKVTSAIAQDNIMAVQFHPEKSSHVGLQMLANFVSLIPSSVVAS, encoded by the coding sequence ATGCCATTAATCGCGCTAATTGATTATGATATGGGAAATTTGCACTCGGCGGAAAAGGGATTGCAAAAAGTCGGCGCAACGGTGAAGATTACTGATTCCCCGCAGGTGATTGCAGATGCGGATGCGGTGGTGATTCCAGGTGACGGTGCATTTGACCCCGCGATTAAGCATTTACGGGAACGAGAGTTAATTGACCCCATTAAAAGCGCGATCGCGCAAGGAAAGCCCTTTCTCGGCATTTGTTTGGGCTTACAAGTCTTATTTGACAATTCCGAGGAAGGGGTGGAAGAAGGCTTAGGAATTATCCCTGGAACCGTTCGTTTATTTCAACCGGAACCCGATTTAACCATTCCCCACATGGGCTGGAATCATTTAGAGTTAACGCAACCTGAGCACCCGTTATGGGAAAACTTACCCCCTGATCCGATGGTGTATTTTGTCCATTCTTATTATGTTGATCCCATTGATCCTAAAGTTCGCGCAGCTATGGTCACTCATGGAACGCAGAAGGTGACAAGCGCGATCGCGCAAGATAATATTATGGCAGTGCAATTCCATCCCGAAAAATCCTCTCACGTTGGCTTACAAATGCTTGCCAATTTTGTTAGCCTCATTCCTAGTTCTGTTGTTGCTTCCTGA